In the Anguilla anguilla isolate fAngAng1 chromosome 7, fAngAng1.pri, whole genome shotgun sequence genome, one interval contains:
- the tbc1d10c gene encoding uncharacterized protein tbc1d10c: MEPMSTQVDPNSEDSSSSDNMSLLNIGLPASETDRFGFILGTGSTVGAEGPPPEVIRQRETKWLNIIGQWDHTLLKKTNKVKEQCRKGIPASLRARCWPLLCYATERRSKNRRLYQTLDSSPALQTWVDMIERDIDRQFPFHEMFLSRDGHGQQGLFRVLKAYTQFRPDEGYCQGQGPVAAVLLMIMPAEEAFWCLVQISEQYLPGYYSPLLEGVLFDAAMLSGVLHRVCPSAHRHLLKHGVEPLMFATDWLMCLYARHLPFSTLLRVWDLFFCYGVRVLFQVAVVLVRRALGRQVQREECEGQMETLERLRGIKAQVPPEDDTFIEEVCSVPLSGRDLERETERELERWRKERPSSTFDPRNRCHGYQAAWVKGQEREEQQKRAERERGNLSLPPLRSPSSLSPSLLRKRWKRGSRGEAGKREVGEAGEREQGRQAGGKAGAAEKWGRGNGRERSRRSEREEEVQHNKAAHRDPLKCPFTSMAGNSAQTTDGLPHCATQQHSTRTAPNHGHTSTDQPQDGAGRSTNGDSTHAKPIPHTVVRPSPANQLAVSMETTLEYGIVEGSAMLSQTHTNFMEGPGGSAKPVTISRTSIYAQHSATETPSASSLVWGKTVESPESDLEQNDDVGLCQEKEDRLGGTDKQQIGSACNNLGIQELQGSNQQVLPSPRWVEQSEHLPVNHDGSLGNIPQGEQDSSGCSEGDISQQLEDSGNVELQGGHSGDTAQTGVPGNHSPAGDHPGPLTGQGLSQQGETESENLLSPSLLVERPKMEQAPKGGTEAGCERLPVVLLDQGEGTPVLDQEKGSPVLDQREGSTTAHQTEGPFVLHQVEDLPVAPVDQVEELHIISLLDEAEGLPVTPVLDQVEGLPDIPVLHEVDRFPVKPKLDQVEGLPITPVLDHSEESHAVDLVEGPPVLDKGEQSPVTPLLAQVEEAGSQQNVVSEPQLPTKALSFTEVIPFSSTHSEDSTVGPTSETLPGHTGGVSERLPCLPAQVGQTAQERDPHQEEAQPTGTDPTPPEGDLISPEDQSRSGQIPSPAGPCPIVEKGSGVYRPRRAPCGKASRSRTLSEDTFRDSNHTGSEATSIISPSNHTPQDIGKRDPSHQDKSSPFPSSNPVDTPRRFALFRMLRGDRSKDRKGGDGGEKNHKASSPKMTVPTILIQDFSDGVGPGVTGEGSGMDEAGSGMAMAEAASGVAGDGLSSKQRRRGRREQERREREEEKARKKREKVMEKEKDRERKKPQTRGKSFHAHSDIPRPGNSSCTTPGSKRNSAPFFDTIF; the protein is encoded by the exons ATGGAGCCTATGTCGACCCAGGTTGACCCAAATAGTGAAGACAGTTCCAGTTCTGATAACATGTCTCTACTGAACATTGGACTGCCAGCCTCGGAGACAGATCGTTTTGGGTTTATACTGGGCACCGGCTCTACTGTTGG agctgAAGGCCCGCCCCCTGAGGTGATCAGACAAAGGgagacaaaatggctgaacaTCATCGGCCAATGGGATCACACTTTGCTGAAGAAGACCAACAAG GTGAAAGAACAGTGTCGGAAGGGTATCCCAGCATCTCTCAGGGCTCGGTGTTGGCCTCTACTTTGCTATGccacagagaggaggagtaAAAACAGGAGACTTTACCAG ACACTTGACTCCTCCCCTGCCCTGCAAACCTGGGTGGATATGATTGAGAGAGACATCGACAGGCAGTTCCCTTTCCACGAGATGTTCCTCTCTAGAGACGGCCATGG GCAACAGGGGCTATTTCGGGTCCTGAAGGCTTACACGCAGTTCAGGCCTGATGAGGGGTACTGTCAGGGGCAAGGACCTGTGGCTGCAGTGCTTTTGATGATTATGCCTGCTGAG gaAGCATTCTGGTGTCTGGTTCAGATCAGTGAGCAATACCTTCCTGGGTACTacagccccctgctg GAGGGTGTGCTGTTCGACGCAGCCATGCTCAGTGGTGTGCTGCACAGGGTGTGTCCCTCCGCACACAGGCACCTGCTCAAACATGGTGTAGAGCCACTCATGTTTGCTACAGACTGGCTGATGTGTCTCTATGCCCGACACCTGCCTTTCAGCACCCTGCTTAGAGTCTGGGACCTGTTCTTCTGCTACG GTGTACGGGTGTTGTTCCAGGTGGCAGTGGTGCTGGTACGGCGGGCATTAGGGCGGCAAGTCCAGAGGGAGGAGTGTGAAGGCCAGATGGAGACCCTGGAGAGACTACGCGGCATCAAGGCCCAGGTTCCACCAGAGGACGACACTTTCATTGAGGAG gtgtgctcagtccctctctctggcagggacctggagagagagacggagagagagctagagagatggagaaaagagCGCCCATCCTCAACCTTTGACCCTCGCAACCGTTGCCATGGCTACCAGGCGGCCTGGGTGAaagggcaggagagggaggagcagcagaagagggcagagagagagaggggaaacctctccctccctcccctgcgctctccctcctccctctctccttcactcctcAGGAAGAGGtggaagagagggagcaggggagaagcaggcaaaagagaagtggGCGAAGCAGGAGAACGAGAGCAAGGGAGGCAGGCTGGAGGGAAGGCAGGAGCGGCTGAAAAGTGGGGCAGGGGGAATGGGAGAGAAAGAAgcaggaggagtgagagagaagaggaggtgCAGCACAATAAAGCAGCTCACAGAGATCCCTTAAAGTGCCCATTCACAAGCATGGCGGGAAACTCAGCCCAAACCACAGATGGATTGCCACACTGTgccacacaacagcacagcaccagaaCTGCTCCCAATCACGGCCATACAAGCACGGACCAGCCTCAGGATGGAGCAGGCAGATCCACGAATGGGGACAGCACCCATGCCAAACCGATACCTCACACCGTGGTACGACCCAGCCCAGCGAACCAGCTggctgtttccatggagacgaCTCTTGAGTATGGCATTGTGGAAGGTTCTGCCATGTTGAGCCAGACGCACACCAACTTTATGGAGGGGCCTGGTGGATCAGCAAAACCTGTAACAATAAGCAGGACCAGCATTTATGCTCAACACAGTGCTACAGAAACACCCAGCGCTAGCTCCCTGGTTTGGGGTAAAACAGTGGAGAGCCCAGAGAGCGATTTGGAGCAGAATGATGATGTGGGCTTATGCCAGGAAAAAGAAGACAGATTGGGTGGGACAGACAAGCAGCAAATAGGCTCTGCTTGCAATAATCTTGGTATTCAGGAACTTCAGGGGTCTAATCAACAGGTCCTCCCTAGCCCAAGGTGGGTAGAACAGTCTGAACACTTGCCTGTAAATCATGATGGGTCTCTGGGAAATATTCCCCAGGGTGAGCAGGACTCCAGCGGGTGCTCTGAGGGGGATATTTCGCAGCAGCTAGAGGACTCTGGAAATGTGGAACTACAGGGGGGACATTCCGGGGACACTGCCCAGACTGGGGTGCCAGGCAATCACAGTCCAGCAGGAGACCATCCAGGCCCCCTCACAGGACAGGGGCTGTCCCAGCAGGGGGAGACTGAAAGTGAGAACCTGCTCAGCCCCTCCCTATTGGTTGAGAGACCCAAAATGGAGCAAGCCCCCAAAGGTGGGACAGAGGCAGGCTGTGAAAGGTTACCAGTTGTACTTTTAGATCAGGGAGAGGGGACACCTGTGCTAGATCAGGAAAAGGGTTCACCCGTGTTAGATCAGCGAGAGGGGTCAACTACAGCACATCAGACTGAGGGGCCATTTGTGCTTCATCAGGTTGAGGATTTACCTGTTGCACCTGTAGATCAGGTTGAGGAGTTACACATTATATCTTTATTAGATGAGGCTGAAGGATTACCTGTTACACCTGTGTTAGATCAAGTAGAAGGGTTACCTGATATACCTGTATTACATGAGGTTGACAGGTTTCCCGTTAAACCTAAATTAGATCAAGTGGAAGGGTTACCTATTACACCTGTATTAGATCATAGTGAAGAGTCTCATGCAGTAGATCTGGTTGAGGGACCACCTGTATTAGACAAAGGTGAGcaatcacctgtaacaccattATTAGCTCAGGTTGAGGAGGCAGGTTCACAGCAAAATGTTGTGTCTGAGCCACAGCTGCCCACCAAAGCCCTGTCATTCACAGAGGTTATCCCCTTTAGCTCCACACACAGCGAGGATTCCACTGTGGGACCAACGAGTGAGACTCTGCCAGGACACACAGGGGGCGTGTCTGAGCGACTGCCCTGCCTCCCTGCTCAGGTGGGACAGACAGCCCAGGAAAGAGATCCCCATCAGGAAGAAGCCCAGCCCACAGGGACTGACCCAACACCACCAGAAGGTGACCTGATCTCTCCAGAGGACCAGAGCAGATCTGGGCAGATACCCTCCCCTGCAGGACCCTGCCCCATTGTGGAAAAGGGCAGTGGGGTGTACAGACCACGGCGTGCCCCCTGCGGCAAAGCGTCCCGTTCCCGCACACTGTCCGAGGACACATTCAGAGACTCAAATCACACCGGCTCTGAAGCCACATCTATAATCAGCCCGTCCAACCACACCCCCCAGGATATCGGCAAGCGTGACCCCTCCCACCAGGACAAGAGCAGCCCCTTTCCGTCATCCAATCCGGTGGACACTCCGCGTCGCTTTGCTCTCTTTCGTATGCTGAGAGGGGACCGCTCCAAAGACAGGAAGGGAGGAGATGGCGGTGAGAAGAACCATAAGGCATCATCACCCAAAATGACAGTGCCCACCATACTTATACAAGACTTCAGTGATGGGGTGGGACCAGGCGTGACCGGGGAAGGGTCAGGTATGGACGAGGCCGGATCAGGCATGGCCATGGCTGAGGCAGCATCCGGTGTGGCTGGGGATGGCCTCAGCTCCAAGCAGCGGAGAAGGGGGAgaagggagcaggagaggagggaaagagaggaagagaaggccaggaagaaaagagagaaggtgatggaaaaagagaaggacagagagaggaagaagccGCAGACCAGGGGGAAGAGTTTTCATGCACACAGTGATATTCCTCGCCCTGGAAACAGCAGCTGTACAACACCAGGTTCCAAGAGAAACTCTGCCCCATTTTTTGACACAATCTTCTAA